The Dermacentor andersoni chromosome 1, qqDerAnde1_hic_scaffold, whole genome shotgun sequence genomic interval tcatacatattctataatgaaaaaaaggaaatgacaCGTATCTGTTGTGGAGAGTGTCAGAAACTAACTTCATTCTGTCACTGCCTGCGCCTTTTCAGCGGCGAAATCTAGCGAGAGCCCCAGGACcacgctttttttcttctccgaGCGCAAGATTGCGATGATTCTGGCTGCAAAATAAACACCTTCTTCCGGACCAACGCAGGACTGCTCTGTGTGCGCCTATTTTTGCAAAGGGCTGGGCCGTGCTGGCTCTTGAGCCACAACGGCAGCAGCAGGGCAGTAATTGGAGGTGTCAGTGACTTTAACGCGAAGTGTAGCCGCAGCGCGGTAACCGGGGAGACGGCGTCAGCGGCAGAAACCGTCTGGGCCCGCGCAGAAGCAGGCACGCGACCGCGGCGGCGTGGGGCAACTCGCCGGCGGCGCGCCCCGCTCAGCGCCCTCCCCCAGGGGCGTCCGCCCACTCGAGGGAGACGTTCGGGCCGTCCTGATTTACGATTAGCCCCGCAACCAATGTGGGCAAGGCCCGCCCCCGTTGCTCTTGTTTTGCTTGCCCGTTCCCTCTTGCAGCCTCCCCCGTCCTCACTGCGTGTTAGAGCGAGACAAGTGCGCCAACCGTCAGCTGCCTCGCCTCAGGGCTCTCCCCTCGTGTGACGCAGTAGAAGTGCGTTTGGCGGTTTCAACCTCGCGACTCTCTGGTTTCGGATAGCGCGTCCGCATTGCGACAGGTGCGAGAAGCAGAAGCAACAATGGCCGCGCGGTGCCGCAACGTCAGGCCACCGATATCGTGAGTGAAAGTTGGTGAAAGCAGTGGGAGCGGGCGCTGCCTCACGGCAGCCGCAGTATGAAGATGGTCAAGGTAGAGATGCCAATGCCCAACACTATGGACAGCACCCACAGTGCAAACCAGCTGTGTGAGCACACCCGCTTGGACGAACTATCCATCAGCATGCCTGCCGTGAGCACCACAAACAACTGCTCGTCGAGCAATAACGCCAGTCTCAACGCGTCCACTGAGCCCGACTCTGAGGACAAGGTCGTGTCCACTACAAAGAAGTCTGGGGCAGGTGTGCGGAGACAGGAGAAGCCCCCGTATTCGTACATCGCCCTCATATTTATGGCCATCGAGAGCTCCCCTACCAAGCGAATGACCCTCAACGAGATATACAACTTCCTTCAACAGCGGTTTGCCTTCTTTAGAGGACCCTATCAAGGCTGGAAGAACTCGGTCAGGCACAACCTTTCTTTGAATGAGTGCTTTGTCAAGCTACCCAAAGGACTTGGGCGCCCAGGAAAGGGCCACTACTGGACTATCGATCCCAGCAGCCAGCTCATGTTCGAGGAGGGTTCCTTTCGGCGGAGACCCCGAGGATTTCGGAGAAAATGCCAGACCATGAAGGCTTACACAACGTTCTACCCAACGCCTTCTAGCACAGGTCTCCTTCCTCCAACACCGTACGACCTACTCAGCCAACAGCAACACCAAGCCGGTGTCCTACCAGGTCATGCTCAAGTTGCAACAAGCCACCACCAAGCCTACATGTCCACCGACCCACAGTCGATGATGCCGTCTTCCACAGCGGCGCTGGCTCCCACGTCTCACTGTAGCTTTGCTTCTACAGGCCAGAACTCGCTAGGGCCAATGAGTCACCACTACTTGGCCAATTGCTCACTGCCGCAACCCATGACACCCATGTCCAGCGCTGGCTCTGGTGATCTTCCCTTGAACTCGTCCATGTACTCTGCCGCGGCTCCGAGCATCTCCATGGACACTATGTCGGCGGCCTGGAGTAGCTGTCCGCCGCACCCGAGCGTTACACATAGCTCGCAATACATCAAGCAGCCCCCGCCTAGCCCCGTGCCTAGCCCGGTGTCCCAGATGCAGAGTCTGCCACCGGACCTAGGCCCTATGTCTTACTCCTCGGGATCGCCAAGCATCCATGGACAATCGCTGTTAGGAAACACTGCGGACAGCATGGACCTCGCTTTAGCAGGTAAGCCTCTTTTGAGACATGCTTATAACGAATACAAAAAGTTGAAATCTTTAAAGCAGCAACAAATGACTTCTGTGCTTGCTGCAAAGTTCATTTTAAGAAGATATCAAACTGGTGCTTATATGAAAGGGTGGAACGTTTCTATGTCACGTTACAACCGAAAGAACCATTGCTTACTTTTTACTTAACATTAGAACTTTGTATTGTAGTTTCGGAGATGAAAGTATGTATTATAGTTCTCGCAGAACCCGTTGCGTTTTACCTGACTACACTCCGATAAAGCAATTTATGGTCCTGATTCGACCACACCGAACTCCTGCTGGAATCTGTCTGGTCGGGTCAGGAAGAGCATGCTTAGGAAATGACCAAAGAGATGAGTTAAGAACTGTTTTGTCTTCGAGTTACTGACATAGCTCTATTTATTTTCAAGAGAAATTTTTGGCGTTCGCCTGTCACTAAAAATGTAAATTTTACAGTCATGTCATTCCAACGCACACAAACAGCGCCCTGTGTGTCTTTAACAATTATCAGAAAATGAAACGTCGGTATTGAATGTGCAATCATAGAGactttttttctgcgcacaaacgTATATCTACGGATTATATTGCTTATTTCACGATGTAATCTTACTGCAGTCGCCTTGATTCATGGAAAACTTTAGGGCGATGACAAGGAACTAAACACTAGATAACTTGTATTGGTTTCTACGCTACTGTATGCATGAGAAGCAGGCCTAATAGATATGCACAATAGTTAAAAAAACGAAGACGAAGTTCTTTTCTCCTGCCTCTTTCAGTCATTACAACATTAGGTTACACATGTTTTATATTTAGTTTGTCTTCGACCACTTTTATTTCTTATTAGGGACATATACAACAGCGCTTACTTTTTATAGCTATTTGTCAAGGGGGAGAAAATGTAAGTGTCATAGAACTCACGCTTCATCTCCATGTTTGCGTGCCACTTTTGCGTCTGCCTTGCTTTAAGTTTAATATTTGATCATGAGACACATTTATTCACGTGCAAGCTCCACCACTTGCGCTGTGATATGTTCCGAATAATAGCGACAGGCATACACGATGAGGAAGGCTTCCGGAAATGCCGTTATCAGTTGTAAACACAACTGGTACTTTTTTTTGAGTAGCTTAAAGCAAGTCTTGATGTCTATGGGCTGAATATTTTCCTGTAGAGAAGCCAGATGGCGGTCTCCTTTGAGTTAGTAGAGGATATACTTCCTAAGAAAGTGATGAGATGTGGCCTGACTTACGAATCCTGTGCAGAGGCCAGCAAAAGCATATTCTCCATAGGTGAGTTGGAGCACGGCTGGAGAGATGCGAAAACACACTTGCCTCCTGGAGGGGTGCCTCTCTGCAGTGTGTCACGCACACAGCACATCTCCCCTGTCCTTCCATGTTTGCATGTATCTTCACGCTGTATCTTCATGCGATTCTTTTCCAGTGTTGGGTTGCAGCACAGGTGTCTTATCTGATGTGCCGAGTCTCGTCGCAACTGATAAGAGCTCATGCACTATCGATTGCGCCGCTTTCTTTCCGAGGCTCGCACGCTTGTGTCACCGGTTGTGACGACGACATCCGGCAATCTTATTCCCTCTGCTTACTCTTTCCATATCTCA includes:
- the LOC126544057 gene encoding uncharacterized protein, coding for MKMVKVEMPMPNTMDSTHSANQLCEHTRLDELSISMPAVSTTNNCSSSNNASLNASTEPDSEDKVVSTTKKSGAGVRRQEKPPYSYIALIFMAIESSPTKRMTLNEIYNFLQQRFAFFRGPYQGWKNSVRHNLSLNECFVKLPKGLGRPGKGHYWTIDPSSQLMFEEGSFRRRPRGFRRKCQTMKAYTTFYPTPSSTGLLPPTPYDLLSQQQHQAGVLPGHAQVATSHHQAYMSTDPQSMMPSSTAALAPTSHCSFASTGQNSLGPMSHHYLANCSLPQPMTPMSSAGSGDLPLNSSMYSAAAPSISMDTMSAAWSSCPPHPSVTHSSQYIKQPPPSPVPSPVSQMQSLPPDLGPMSYSSGSPSIHGQSLLGNTADSMDLALAGMRFSHSGGSPCERKVFSTAPFPTTPLSSLGSLSPGAPTSALPQPLYYESKYTL